From a single Pempheris klunzingeri isolate RE-2024b chromosome 2, fPemKlu1.hap1, whole genome shotgun sequence genomic region:
- the LOC139211513 gene encoding uncharacterized protein — protein sequence MFLYMLIFLAYHSSRWIQRNQRLKFQIVNVVFAALVLAPQFYVMGRPKSSRYCRQPLLNNLSASIALSFIASGFSVIFTLMDPVPQGIWACYHVFGLLTCGHGLCTTILTLTAAACENTTPELYYMSLLLTVASIFSTGFFMVRGGLWLTSRLPATDPSRNNER from the exons ATGTTTCTCTACATGCTGATCTTCCTGGCGtatcacagcagcagatggatACAGAGGAATCAGAGGTTAAAATT TCAAATAGTGAATGTAGTGTTCGCGGCACTTGTTCTGGCCCCTCAGTTCTACGTCATGGGAAG GCCAAAATCCTCAAGATACTGCAGGCAGCCTCTTCTGAACAACCTGTCAGCCTCCATCGCCCTGTCCTTCATAGCCTCAG GTTTTTCGGTGATATTCACATTGATGGACCCAGTTCCTCAAGGCATCTGGGCTTGCTATCATGTGTTTGGGCTGCTGACATGTGGACACGGACTGTGCACCACCATCCTgactctgacagcagcagcatgt GAAAACACCACCCCTGAGCTGTACTACATGTCCCTCCTTCTGACAGTTGCCTCCATTTTCAGTACAG GTTTTTTCATGGTGAGAGGAGGACTCTGGTTGACTAGCAGGCTGCCTGCGACGGACCCCAGCAGGAACAATGAGCGATAA
- the h6pd gene encoding GDH/6PGL endoplasmic bifunctional protein — MFVTVLLLLVTLCAQGGSGEGREEAQRPGHVSMVIVGGTGDLAKKYLWQGFFELYVNQVSSGNSFSFYGGGLSPADQATPVLFEILKAVSCSKDVSQERCALLKEQYLRLAQYRQLKSLEDYQDLAKHIEQQLQQEGMTEAGRLFYLSVPAFAYADIADKINNSCRPASGAWLRVVLEKPFGHDFRSAQVLASQLGSSLKDEEMYRIDHYLGKQVVAKILPFRKENSKFLDPIWNKHHIERVEIVLKETLDVKGRIPFYDQYGVVRDVLQNHLTEVMTLLTMKVPMNLSSGEEVLHNKLQIFRSMLPIGKNQAVMGQYQAYKAEVQQELNKTKDYISLTPTFAAILAHIDEAQYEGVPILLISGKMLDERVGYARILFKNDIFCLQNHNSIHCKPKQIVFHFGHGSLQYPAILVSKNLFKPVLMDSEWKEVTEHTDVNVLGLPISDYYVQTPTKPREAYSDLISHIFAGRKNSFINTENLLASWGLWTPLLSSIASSFPRIYPGGSDNGGLLDVCVKGKDIRFNSEVVIISNDHMGGTSVKDFQVMQGKFRSADMVSAWAEELVEKLAADIQEAAEAAVLEVGVFHLALSGGSTPLALFHRLALHHFSFPWRHTHVWMVDERCVPLTELESNFHSLHDYLLQHVRIPYFNIHPMPVQLNQRLCVEEDGGALLYEKEVSKWVNGSSFHFVLLGVGYDGHTASLFPGSVVGESLVALTESPVKPHQRMSLTFSAINRAHRVALLVMGKSKHELITQLSRVKENPVKWPVTGVKPADGRLVWYIDYDALLG, encoded by the exons ATGTTTGTGACTGTGCTCCTGCTTCTGGTCACTCTGTGTGCCCAGGGCGGAAGTGgcgaggggagggaggaggcacAGAGACCCGGCCATGTTTCGATGGTGATAGTGGGAGGCACTGGTGACCTGGCAAAGAAGTACCTGTGGCAGGGCTTCTTCGAGCTGTACGTCAACCAGGTCAGTAGTGGAAACAGTTTTTCCTTCTATGGCGGAGGACTGTCGCCCGCTGACCAGGCCACGCCGGTCCTCTTTGAGATCCTAAAGGCAGTGTCCTGCTCAAAGGACGTGTCACAGGAGCGCTGTGCTTTGCTGAAAGAGCAGTACCTGCGGCTTGCACAGTATCGGCAGCTGAAGAGCCTAGAGGACTACCAAGATCTGGCCAAGCACATTGAGCAACAGCTTCAACAAGAGGGAATGACAGAGGCAGGGAGGCTCTTCTACCTCTCAGTACCAGCCTTTGCATACGCAGACATCGCTGATAAGATCAATAACAGTTGCAGGCCGGCCAGCGGGGCGTGGCTGAGGGTGGTGCTGGAGAAACCTTTTGGACATGACTTCAGGAGTGCTCAGGTACTTGCGTCTCAGCTGGGGAGCTCCTTGAAGGATGAAGAAATGTACAGAATTGACCATTACCTGGGGAAGCAG GTGGTTGCAAAGATACTTCCTTTCAGAAAAGAGAACAGCAAGTTTCTGGATCCCATCTGGAACAAGCACCACATCGAGAGAGTGGAGATTGTATTGAAAGAGACCCTGGATGTTAAAG GTCGTATTCCCTTCTATGACCAATACGGGGTGGTCAGAGATGTGCTGCAGAACCACTTGACTGAGGTCATGACCTTGTTGACCATGAAGGTTCCCATGAATCTGAGCAGCGGTGAGGAAGTCCTCCACAACAAACTACAGATCTTCCGCTCAATGCTGCCCATAGGAAAGAATCAAGCTGTGATGGGCCAGTACCAAGCATACAAAGCAGAGGTTCAGCAGGAGCTGAATAAGACAAAAGATTACATCAGTCTCACACCGACATTTGCAG cCATATTGGCACACATCGACGAGGCCCAGTATGAAGGTGTGCCGATTCTGTTGATCTCAGGGAAGATGCTAGATGAGCGGGTGGGATATGCACGCATACTTTTTAAGAATGACATCTTTTGTCTTCAAAACCACAACAGCATACACTGCAAGCCCAAACAGATAGTTTTCCACTTTGGGCACGGGAGCCTTCAGTATCCAGCAATTCTTGTCAGTAAGAATTTATTCAAGCCGGTTTTAATGGACAGTGAGTGGAAGGAAGTGACAGAGCACACAGATGTTAATGTTCTAGGTTTGCCTATATCAGACTACTATGTGCAGACTCCAACAAAGCCAAGGGAAGCTTATTCAGACCttatttctcacatttttgCTGGACGCAAGAATAGTTTCATTAATACTGAAAACCTTCTGGCTTCGTGGGGCTTATGGACACCACTACTCAGTAGCATCGCCAGCTCTTTTCCCCGCATCTACCCCGGGGGGTCAGACAACGGAGGCCTGCTGGACGTCTGTGTGAAAGGGAAAGACATTAGGTTCAACAGCGAGGTGGTGATAATCAGCAATGATCACATGGGTGGCACCTCGGTAAAGGATTTCCAAGTGATGCAAGGTAAATTCCGCAGCGCTGACATGGTGTCTGCCTGGGctgaggagctggtggagaagcTAGCCGCAGACATACAGGAGGCCGCGGAGGCAGCGGTGCTTGAGGTTGGAGTTTTCCATCTTGCCCTCTCTGGTGGGTCCACTCCACTCGCTCTGTTCCACAGGTTGGCCCTGCACCACTTCTCCTTCCCCTGGAGACACACCCATGTGTGGATGGTGGACGAGCGGTGCGTGCCCCTGACTGAGCTGGAGTCAAACTTCCACAGCCTGCATGACTATCTGCTGCAACATGTGAGGATACCCTATTTCAACATCCATCCCATGCCAGTGCAGCTCAACCAGCGTCTCTGTgtggaggaggacggaggagcGCTGCTGTATGAGAAAGAGGTCAGCAAGTGGGTTAATGGCTCCAGCTTCCACTTTGTGCTGCTGGGAGTCGGCTATGACGGCCACACAGCCTCTCTGTTCCCTGGTAGCGTTGTCGGTGAGAGTTTGGTGGCCCTCACCGAGAGCCCCGTCAAACCTCACCAGCGTATGAGCCTCACTTTCAGTGCCATTAACCGCGCCCACAGGGTTGCTCTATTAGTGATGGGCAAAAGCAAACATGAGCTGATCACCCAGCTGAGCCGAGTGAAGGAGAACCCAGTCAAATGGCCCGTCACCGGGGTGAAGCCTGCTGATGGCCGACTTGTTTGGTATATAGACTACGATGCACTTTTAGGATAG
- the tardbpb gene encoding TAR DNA-binding protein 43 isoform X5, which yields MAEVYIRVAEEENEEPMEIPSEDDGTVLLSTVAAQFPGACGLRFRSPVSQCMRGVRLVEGVLHAPENGWGNVVYVVNYPKDNKRKMEEIDASSAVKMKRGDMKTSDLIVLGLPWKTTEQDLKDYFSTFGEVIMVQVKRDAKTGNSKGFGFVRFTEYEAQEKVISQRHMIDGRWCDCKLPNSKGPDEPLRSRKVFVGRCTEDMTTDDLRQFFMQYGEVTDVFIPKPFRAFAFVTFADDQVAQSLCGEDLIIKGVSVHISNAEPKHGNRQFDRTARFGNGFGAQAFGSSRSGLGSSTNSSLANFGSFSLNPAMMAAAQAALQSSWGMMGMLASQQQTSTSGSTSSGTSSSRDQSQSFSTGNSNYGTSSASLGWGTGSNSTTSGSGFSSGFGSSMESKSSGWGM from the exons ATGGCCGAAGTGTACATTCGagtggcagaggaggaaaatgaggagCCAATGGAGATCCCGTCCGAGGACGACGGTACTGTTCTGCTTTCAACCGTGGCAGCCCAGTTTCCAGGGGCGTGTGGCCTGCGGTTCAGGAGCCCCGTGTCCCAGTGCATGCGAGGAGTGCGTCTCGTGGAAGGGGTCCTGCACGCGCCAGAAAACGGATGGGGCAATGTCGTGTATGTGGTGAACTATCCTAAAG acaacaaaaggaaaatggaagaaattGATGCATCGTctgctgtcaaaatgaaaaGGGGGGACATGAAGACATCTGACCTGATTGTTTTGGGTCTGCCTTGGAAAACAACTGAGCAGGACCTGAAAGATTACTTCAGCACATTTGGAGAAGTCATCATGGTTCAG GTAAAACGAGATGCCAAGACTGGAAACTCTAAAGGATTTGGCTTTGTGAGATTCACAGAGTATGAGGCTCAAGAGAAGGTGATATCTCAGCGCCATATGATCGACGGGAGGTGGTGTGACTGCAAGCTCCCTAACTCGAAG GGTCCGGATGAGCCACTGAGGAGCCGAAAAGTGTTTGTTGGCCGTTGTACAGAAGACATGACCACAGATGACCTACGGCAGTTCTTTATGCAGTATGGTGAAGTCACAGATGTCTTCATCCCCAAGCCATTCCgtgcttttgcttttgtcacGTTTGCAGATGATCAG GTTGCCCAGTCTCTCTGTGGAGAGGACCTAATAATCAAAGGCGTCAGCGTTCACATCTCTAACGCTGAGCCCAAACATGGCAATAGGCAGTTTGATCGTACAGCACGGTTTGGAAATGGTTTTGGAGCTCAGGCGTTTGGTAGCAGCCGTAGTGGGTTAGGGAGCAGCACCAACAGTAGTCTAGCTAATTTTGGTTCCTTCAGCCTGAACCCTGCTATGATGGCTGCTGCTCAGGCTGCTCTGCAGAGTAGTTGGGGGATGATGGGTATGTTGGCTAGCCAGCAGCAGACATCCACCTCAGGCAGCACCTCCAGCGGAACAAGCTCGAGTAGGGACCAGAGTCAGTCTTTCAGCACAGGCAACAGCAACTACGGCACCAGCTCAGCCAGTCTTGGCTGGGGAACAGGGTCAAACTCTACAACCAGTGGCAGTGGGTTTAGCTCAGGTTTTGGGTCCAGTATGGAGTCAAAGTCATCTGGGTGGGGTATGTAA
- the rbp7b gene encoding retinoid-binding protein 7 isoform X2, with the protein MVALGIDFATRKIASMLKPQKVIKQDGDCFTIKTFTTFRNYDCSFKIGEEFKEVTKGMDNRSCQTVVNWENDKLVCVQRGEKKNRGWTHWIQGDELHLELTCEDQVCKQMYKRTL; encoded by the exons ATGGTTGCACTTG GCATTGATTTTGCAACACGCAAGATTGCCTCCATGCTGAAGCCCCAGAAGGTGATTAAGCAAGATGGAGACTGTTTCACGATCAAGACTTTCACTACTTTCAGAAATTACGACTGCTCATTCAAAATTGGAGAGGAGTTCAAAGAGGTGACCAAAGGAATGGACAACAGGTCATGCCAG ACGGTGGTGAACTGGGAAAATGATAAgctggtgtgtgttcagagaggagagaagaagaaccGAGGGTGGACTCACTGGATTCAGGGAGACGAGCTTCATCTG GAACTTACTTGTGAGGACCAAGTCTGCAAGCAAATGTATAAAAGGACTCTGTGA
- the rbp7b gene encoding retinoid-binding protein 7 isoform X1, producing the protein MPVDYSGTWDIVSNVNFEGYMVALGIDFATRKIASMLKPQKVIKQDGDCFTIKTFTTFRNYDCSFKIGEEFKEVTKGMDNRSCQTVVNWENDKLVCVQRGEKKNRGWTHWIQGDELHLELTCEDQVCKQMYKRTL; encoded by the exons ATGCCTGTCGACTACAGCGGGACGTGGGACATTGTCAGCAATGTCAATTTTGAGGGATACATGGTTGCACTTG GCATTGATTTTGCAACACGCAAGATTGCCTCCATGCTGAAGCCCCAGAAGGTGATTAAGCAAGATGGAGACTGTTTCACGATCAAGACTTTCACTACTTTCAGAAATTACGACTGCTCATTCAAAATTGGAGAGGAGTTCAAAGAGGTGACCAAAGGAATGGACAACAGGTCATGCCAG ACGGTGGTGAACTGGGAAAATGATAAgctggtgtgtgttcagagaggagagaagaagaaccGAGGGTGGACTCACTGGATTCAGGGAGACGAGCTTCATCTG GAACTTACTTGTGAGGACCAAGTCTGCAAGCAAATGTATAAAAGGACTCTGTGA
- the tardbpb gene encoding TAR DNA-binding protein 43 isoform X4 — MAEVYIRVAEEENEEPMEIPSEDDGTVLLSTVAAQFPGACGLRFRSPVSQCMRGVRLVEGVLHAPENGWGNVVYVVNYPKDNKRKMEEIDASSAVKMKRGDMKTSDLIVLGLPWKTTEQDLKDYFSTFGEVIMVQVKRDAKTGNSKGFGFVRFTEYEAQEKVISQRHMIDGRWCDCKLPNSKQGPDEPLRSRKVFVGRCTEDMTTDDLRQFFMQYGEVTDVFIPKPFRAFAFVTFADDQVAQSLCGEDLIIKGVSVHISNAEPKHGNRQFDRTARFGNGFGAQAFGSSRSGLGSSTNSSLANFGSFSLNPAMMAAAQAALQSSWGMMGMLASQQQTSTSGSTSSGTSSSRDQSQSFSTGNSNYGTSSASLGWGTGSNSTTSGSGFSSGFGSSMESKSSGWGM, encoded by the exons ATGGCCGAAGTGTACATTCGagtggcagaggaggaaaatgaggagCCAATGGAGATCCCGTCCGAGGACGACGGTACTGTTCTGCTTTCAACCGTGGCAGCCCAGTTTCCAGGGGCGTGTGGCCTGCGGTTCAGGAGCCCCGTGTCCCAGTGCATGCGAGGAGTGCGTCTCGTGGAAGGGGTCCTGCACGCGCCAGAAAACGGATGGGGCAATGTCGTGTATGTGGTGAACTATCCTAAAG acaacaaaaggaaaatggaagaaattGATGCATCGTctgctgtcaaaatgaaaaGGGGGGACATGAAGACATCTGACCTGATTGTTTTGGGTCTGCCTTGGAAAACAACTGAGCAGGACCTGAAAGATTACTTCAGCACATTTGGAGAAGTCATCATGGTTCAG GTAAAACGAGATGCCAAGACTGGAAACTCTAAAGGATTTGGCTTTGTGAGATTCACAGAGTATGAGGCTCAAGAGAAGGTGATATCTCAGCGCCATATGATCGACGGGAGGTGGTGTGACTGCAAGCTCCCTAACTCGAAG CAGGGTCCGGATGAGCCACTGAGGAGCCGAAAAGTGTTTGTTGGCCGTTGTACAGAAGACATGACCACAGATGACCTACGGCAGTTCTTTATGCAGTATGGTGAAGTCACAGATGTCTTCATCCCCAAGCCATTCCgtgcttttgcttttgtcacGTTTGCAGATGATCAG GTTGCCCAGTCTCTCTGTGGAGAGGACCTAATAATCAAAGGCGTCAGCGTTCACATCTCTAACGCTGAGCCCAAACATGGCAATAGGCAGTTTGATCGTACAGCACGGTTTGGAAATGGTTTTGGAGCTCAGGCGTTTGGTAGCAGCCGTAGTGGGTTAGGGAGCAGCACCAACAGTAGTCTAGCTAATTTTGGTTCCTTCAGCCTGAACCCTGCTATGATGGCTGCTGCTCAGGCTGCTCTGCAGAGTAGTTGGGGGATGATGGGTATGTTGGCTAGCCAGCAGCAGACATCCACCTCAGGCAGCACCTCCAGCGGAACAAGCTCGAGTAGGGACCAGAGTCAGTCTTTCAGCACAGGCAACAGCAACTACGGCACCAGCTCAGCCAGTCTTGGCTGGGGAACAGGGTCAAACTCTACAACCAGTGGCAGTGGGTTTAGCTCAGGTTTTGGGTCCAGTATGGAGTCAAAGTCATCTGGGTGGGGTATGTAA
- the tardbpb gene encoding TAR DNA-binding protein 43 isoform X1 yields the protein MAEVYIRVAEEENEEPMEIPSEDDGTVLLSTVAAQFPGACGLRFRSPVSQCMRGVRLVEGVLHAPENGWGNVVYVVNYPKDNKRKMEEIDASSAVKMKRGDMKTSDLIVLGLPWKTTEQDLKDYFSTFGEVIMVQVKRDAKTGNSKGFGFVRFTEYEAQEKVISQRHMIDGRWCDCKLPNSKDFSINFPLPPFYSQQGPDEPLRSRKVFVGRCTEDMTTDDLRQFFMQYGEVTDVFIPKPFRAFAFVTFADDQVAQSLCGEDLIIKGVSVHISNAEPKHGNRQFDRTARFGNGFGAQAFGSSRSGLGSSTNSSLANFGSFSLNPAMMAAAQAALQSSWGMMGMLASQQQTSTSGSTSSGTSSSRDQSQSFSTGNSNYGTSSASLGWGTGSNSTTSGSGFSSGFGSSMESKSSGWGM from the exons ATGGCCGAAGTGTACATTCGagtggcagaggaggaaaatgaggagCCAATGGAGATCCCGTCCGAGGACGACGGTACTGTTCTGCTTTCAACCGTGGCAGCCCAGTTTCCAGGGGCGTGTGGCCTGCGGTTCAGGAGCCCCGTGTCCCAGTGCATGCGAGGAGTGCGTCTCGTGGAAGGGGTCCTGCACGCGCCAGAAAACGGATGGGGCAATGTCGTGTATGTGGTGAACTATCCTAAAG acaacaaaaggaaaatggaagaaattGATGCATCGTctgctgtcaaaatgaaaaGGGGGGACATGAAGACATCTGACCTGATTGTTTTGGGTCTGCCTTGGAAAACAACTGAGCAGGACCTGAAAGATTACTTCAGCACATTTGGAGAAGTCATCATGGTTCAG GTAAAACGAGATGCCAAGACTGGAAACTCTAAAGGATTTGGCTTTGTGAGATTCACAGAGTATGAGGCTCAAGAGAAGGTGATATCTCAGCGCCATATGATCGACGGGAGGTGGTGTGACTGCAAGCTCCCTAACTCGAAG GATTTCTCCATTAATTTCCCCCTACCCCCCTTTTATTCACAGCAGGGTCCGGATGAGCCACTGAGGAGCCGAAAAGTGTTTGTTGGCCGTTGTACAGAAGACATGACCACAGATGACCTACGGCAGTTCTTTATGCAGTATGGTGAAGTCACAGATGTCTTCATCCCCAAGCCATTCCgtgcttttgcttttgtcacGTTTGCAGATGATCAG GTTGCCCAGTCTCTCTGTGGAGAGGACCTAATAATCAAAGGCGTCAGCGTTCACATCTCTAACGCTGAGCCCAAACATGGCAATAGGCAGTTTGATCGTACAGCACGGTTTGGAAATGGTTTTGGAGCTCAGGCGTTTGGTAGCAGCCGTAGTGGGTTAGGGAGCAGCACCAACAGTAGTCTAGCTAATTTTGGTTCCTTCAGCCTGAACCCTGCTATGATGGCTGCTGCTCAGGCTGCTCTGCAGAGTAGTTGGGGGATGATGGGTATGTTGGCTAGCCAGCAGCAGACATCCACCTCAGGCAGCACCTCCAGCGGAACAAGCTCGAGTAGGGACCAGAGTCAGTCTTTCAGCACAGGCAACAGCAACTACGGCACCAGCTCAGCCAGTCTTGGCTGGGGAACAGGGTCAAACTCTACAACCAGTGGCAGTGGGTTTAGCTCAGGTTTTGGGTCCAGTATGGAGTCAAAGTCATCTGGGTGGGGTATGTAA
- the tardbpb gene encoding TAR DNA-binding protein 43 isoform X2 has translation MAEVYIRVAEEENEEPMEIPSEDDGTVLLSTVAAQFPGACGLRFRSPVSQCMRGVRLVEGVLHAPENGWGNVVYVVNYPKDNKRKMEEIDASSAVKMKRGDMKTSDLIVLGLPWKTTEQDLKDYFSTFGEVIMVQVKRDAKTGNSKGFGFVRFTEYEAQEKVISQRHMIDGRWCDCKLPNSKVNMQGPDEPLRSRKVFVGRCTEDMTTDDLRQFFMQYGEVTDVFIPKPFRAFAFVTFADDQVAQSLCGEDLIIKGVSVHISNAEPKHGNRQFDRTARFGNGFGAQAFGSSRSGLGSSTNSSLANFGSFSLNPAMMAAAQAALQSSWGMMGMLASQQQTSTSGSTSSGTSSSRDQSQSFSTGNSNYGTSSASLGWGTGSNSTTSGSGFSSGFGSSMESKSSGWGM, from the exons ATGGCCGAAGTGTACATTCGagtggcagaggaggaaaatgaggagCCAATGGAGATCCCGTCCGAGGACGACGGTACTGTTCTGCTTTCAACCGTGGCAGCCCAGTTTCCAGGGGCGTGTGGCCTGCGGTTCAGGAGCCCCGTGTCCCAGTGCATGCGAGGAGTGCGTCTCGTGGAAGGGGTCCTGCACGCGCCAGAAAACGGATGGGGCAATGTCGTGTATGTGGTGAACTATCCTAAAG acaacaaaaggaaaatggaagaaattGATGCATCGTctgctgtcaaaatgaaaaGGGGGGACATGAAGACATCTGACCTGATTGTTTTGGGTCTGCCTTGGAAAACAACTGAGCAGGACCTGAAAGATTACTTCAGCACATTTGGAGAAGTCATCATGGTTCAG GTAAAACGAGATGCCAAGACTGGAAACTCTAAAGGATTTGGCTTTGTGAGATTCACAGAGTATGAGGCTCAAGAGAAGGTGATATCTCAGCGCCATATGATCGACGGGAGGTGGTGTGACTGCAAGCTCCCTAACTCGAAGGTGAATATG CAGGGTCCGGATGAGCCACTGAGGAGCCGAAAAGTGTTTGTTGGCCGTTGTACAGAAGACATGACCACAGATGACCTACGGCAGTTCTTTATGCAGTATGGTGAAGTCACAGATGTCTTCATCCCCAAGCCATTCCgtgcttttgcttttgtcacGTTTGCAGATGATCAG GTTGCCCAGTCTCTCTGTGGAGAGGACCTAATAATCAAAGGCGTCAGCGTTCACATCTCTAACGCTGAGCCCAAACATGGCAATAGGCAGTTTGATCGTACAGCACGGTTTGGAAATGGTTTTGGAGCTCAGGCGTTTGGTAGCAGCCGTAGTGGGTTAGGGAGCAGCACCAACAGTAGTCTAGCTAATTTTGGTTCCTTCAGCCTGAACCCTGCTATGATGGCTGCTGCTCAGGCTGCTCTGCAGAGTAGTTGGGGGATGATGGGTATGTTGGCTAGCCAGCAGCAGACATCCACCTCAGGCAGCACCTCCAGCGGAACAAGCTCGAGTAGGGACCAGAGTCAGTCTTTCAGCACAGGCAACAGCAACTACGGCACCAGCTCAGCCAGTCTTGGCTGGGGAACAGGGTCAAACTCTACAACCAGTGGCAGTGGGTTTAGCTCAGGTTTTGGGTCCAGTATGGAGTCAAAGTCATCTGGGTGGGGTATGTAA
- the cenps gene encoding centromere protein S — translation MSVDKDETHQRLKAAVHYTVGRVCQKIGEDHRRPLSRQVIAAITETTLRQCDIFAKDLEAFARHAKRSTVSTEDVKLVARRSTALSIYIQNKSEELNQEQKDLKKKSTGKRKSRDTEEESRE, via the exons ATGTCTGTTGATAAAGACGAGACGCACCAG AGGTTGAAGGCAGCAGTCCATTACACCGTCGGTCGGGTGTGTCAGAAAATCGGAGAGGACCACCGGAGACCGCTCAGTCGGCAGGTCATCGCAGCGATAACCGAGACAACGTTAAGACAGTGTG ATATATTTGCTAAAGACCTGGAGGCCTTTGCAAG ACATGCTAAAAGAAGCACGGTATCTACAGAAGATGTAAAGCTTGTAGCCCGTCGAAGTACTGCATTG tccatctacatacaaaataaaagtgaagaACTGAACCAGGAGCAGAaggatttgaaaaagaaaagtactgggaagaggaagagcagagacaCTGAAGAGGAAAGCAGAGAATAA
- the tardbpb gene encoding TAR DNA-binding protein 43 isoform X3, producing MAEVYIRVAEEENEEPMEIPSEDDGTVLLSTVAAQFPGACGLRFRSPVSQCMRGVRLVEGVLHAPENGWGNVVYVVNYPKDNKRKMEEIDASSAVKMKRGDMKTSDLIVLGLPWKTTEQDLKDYFSTFGEVIMVQVKRDAKTGNSKGFGFVRFTEYEAQEKVISQRHMIDGRWCDCKLPNSKVNMGPDEPLRSRKVFVGRCTEDMTTDDLRQFFMQYGEVTDVFIPKPFRAFAFVTFADDQVAQSLCGEDLIIKGVSVHISNAEPKHGNRQFDRTARFGNGFGAQAFGSSRSGLGSSTNSSLANFGSFSLNPAMMAAAQAALQSSWGMMGMLASQQQTSTSGSTSSGTSSSRDQSQSFSTGNSNYGTSSASLGWGTGSNSTTSGSGFSSGFGSSMESKSSGWGM from the exons ATGGCCGAAGTGTACATTCGagtggcagaggaggaaaatgaggagCCAATGGAGATCCCGTCCGAGGACGACGGTACTGTTCTGCTTTCAACCGTGGCAGCCCAGTTTCCAGGGGCGTGTGGCCTGCGGTTCAGGAGCCCCGTGTCCCAGTGCATGCGAGGAGTGCGTCTCGTGGAAGGGGTCCTGCACGCGCCAGAAAACGGATGGGGCAATGTCGTGTATGTGGTGAACTATCCTAAAG acaacaaaaggaaaatggaagaaattGATGCATCGTctgctgtcaaaatgaaaaGGGGGGACATGAAGACATCTGACCTGATTGTTTTGGGTCTGCCTTGGAAAACAACTGAGCAGGACCTGAAAGATTACTTCAGCACATTTGGAGAAGTCATCATGGTTCAG GTAAAACGAGATGCCAAGACTGGAAACTCTAAAGGATTTGGCTTTGTGAGATTCACAGAGTATGAGGCTCAAGAGAAGGTGATATCTCAGCGCCATATGATCGACGGGAGGTGGTGTGACTGCAAGCTCCCTAACTCGAAGGTGAATATG GGTCCGGATGAGCCACTGAGGAGCCGAAAAGTGTTTGTTGGCCGTTGTACAGAAGACATGACCACAGATGACCTACGGCAGTTCTTTATGCAGTATGGTGAAGTCACAGATGTCTTCATCCCCAAGCCATTCCgtgcttttgcttttgtcacGTTTGCAGATGATCAG GTTGCCCAGTCTCTCTGTGGAGAGGACCTAATAATCAAAGGCGTCAGCGTTCACATCTCTAACGCTGAGCCCAAACATGGCAATAGGCAGTTTGATCGTACAGCACGGTTTGGAAATGGTTTTGGAGCTCAGGCGTTTGGTAGCAGCCGTAGTGGGTTAGGGAGCAGCACCAACAGTAGTCTAGCTAATTTTGGTTCCTTCAGCCTGAACCCTGCTATGATGGCTGCTGCTCAGGCTGCTCTGCAGAGTAGTTGGGGGATGATGGGTATGTTGGCTAGCCAGCAGCAGACATCCACCTCAGGCAGCACCTCCAGCGGAACAAGCTCGAGTAGGGACCAGAGTCAGTCTTTCAGCACAGGCAACAGCAACTACGGCACCAGCTCAGCCAGTCTTGGCTGGGGAACAGGGTCAAACTCTACAACCAGTGGCAGTGGGTTTAGCTCAGGTTTTGGGTCCAGTATGGAGTCAAAGTCATCTGGGTGGGGTATGTAA